In Pelagicoccus albus, the following are encoded in one genomic region:
- a CDS encoding type IV pili methyl-accepting chemotaxis transducer N-terminal domain-containing protein produces the protein MKNPLTTILLIALVISSSLRAEVPTAAESGRILNLSGRQRMLSQKMTKELLFTAVMPQSSANLEHAEQTVKLFNDTLYSLRDGNTELGLPATTDPRILRQIGKVDELWIQYRTVVEGIIASRSIAESDVAAIAKLNLPLLKEMNKCVTLYERQASGASMQGNPALAVAVNLSGKQRMLSQKMTKELLLITYGFDTETNMLLLTETYSLFDRTLTGLERGDDLLELSAAVNTPEILQQLEVVKSVWAKYLPVVKSAADGEEISAERLVLIQKLNMTLLKEMNKAVGMYAELAS, from the coding sequence ATGAAAAATCCACTTACTACCATCCTCCTCATCGCACTTGTAATTTCATCTTCTCTCCGAGCTGAGGTACCGACAGCTGCTGAGAGCGGACGCATCCTAAACCTATCGGGACGCCAACGAATGTTATCGCAGAAAATGACGAAAGAGCTCCTTTTCACAGCGGTAATGCCTCAGTCCAGCGCGAATCTGGAACACGCCGAGCAAACAGTGAAGCTCTTTAACGATACCTTATATAGTCTGCGTGACGGCAATACGGAGCTGGGTCTCCCTGCAACCACTGATCCGCGTATTTTGCGTCAGATCGGAAAAGTAGACGAATTATGGATACAGTATCGAACAGTAGTGGAAGGTATCATTGCTAGTAGATCTATCGCCGAATCAGATGTAGCTGCAATCGCTAAACTGAATCTCCCGCTTCTCAAGGAGATGAACAAGTGTGTGACTCTCTATGAACGGCAAGCGAGCGGGGCATCAATGCAAGGGAATCCGGCCCTCGCTGTCGCAGTGAACCTTTCGGGAAAGCAGCGCATGCTCTCTCAAAAGATGACTAAAGAGCTGCTGCTGATCACCTACGGGTTCGATACTGAAACCAACATGCTTCTGCTCACGGAGACTTACAGCCTTTTCGATCGGACTTTAACAGGGCTGGAAAGAGGGGACGATTTACTAGAGCTTTCCGCTGCGGTTAACACTCCTGAGATATTGCAGCAACTTGAGGTGGTTAAGTCGGTTTGGGCCAAGTATCTACCTGTAGTGAAGTCTGCTGCTGATGGAGAGGAAATAAGTGCTGAAAGGCTGGTTCTAATCCAGAAGCTGAACATGACCCTTCTTAAGGAAATGAACAAGGCTGTCGGGATGTACGCTGAGCTTGCTTCGTAG